In the genome of Paenibacillus sp. FSL R5-0766, one region contains:
- a CDS encoding glucose 1-dehydrogenase, whose product MNTKSDSLAGKVITITGAGSGIGRASAVLMASRGAKLVLVDYNVTTGEETLALVKEQDGEGIFVQADVSKEEDVENYIQKAIETFGKIDVAFNNAGIIQKFQPFHETSLNDFSRIIDVNLKGIFLGMKHALNVMVQQGYGHVINTASTTALRAEHSLAAYTASKHGVAGLTKAAAIEYVRKGIRVNAICPGGVATSLTAAVPQMLQESDYMPEEFPNMRIGRFAEPEELAELVAFLASDGSSYMTGSILVADGGLTL is encoded by the coding sequence GTGAATACCAAATCCGATTCGCTTGCAGGCAAAGTGATTACCATCACAGGCGCTGGTAGCGGTATTGGCCGAGCTAGTGCAGTGTTGATGGCATCGAGAGGAGCCAAGCTCGTTCTGGTGGATTACAATGTAACAACAGGGGAAGAGACACTTGCGCTTGTGAAGGAGCAGGATGGCGAGGGCATCTTTGTTCAAGCTGATGTATCCAAGGAAGAGGATGTAGAAAACTATATTCAAAAAGCAATTGAAACATTTGGTAAAATCGATGTCGCGTTCAACAATGCAGGAATCATTCAGAAGTTCCAGCCTTTCCATGAAACATCCCTGAACGATTTCTCCCGTATCATTGACGTCAACTTGAAGGGGATCTTCCTGGGGATGAAGCACGCTCTCAACGTGATGGTTCAACAAGGTTACGGTCATGTGATAAATACAGCATCAACCACGGCGCTTCGAGCTGAGCACAGTCTGGCCGCTTATACAGCGAGTAAACACGGTGTTGCCGGATTGACAAAAGCAGCAGCGATTGAGTACGTCAGAAAGGGCATTCGGGTAAATGCTATCTGCCCTGGGGGTGTAGCCACTTCGCTGACCGCAGCTGTTCCGCAAATGTTACAAGAAAGCGATTATATGCCCGAAGAATTCCCAAATATGAGAATTGGGCGTTTTGCGGAGCCAGAGGAGCTGGCTGAACTCGTAGCATTCCTGGCATCGGACGGCTCCAGTTATATGACAGGCTCTATCCTTGTAGCAGACGGTGGATTGACACTTTAA
- a CDS encoding beta-glucoside-specific PTS transporter subunit IIABC: MDYRKLGQEITELVGKKDNIARLTHCATRLRFELHDISKAETEKLKALPGVITVVNNGGQYQVVVGNEVQQVYRVITQQMGSATRSAESKSDSGKNNGPKQKQSWISRFISVISTTFTPVIPAIIGAGMIKAILAVLVLTGLVTTESQNYYILNTIADAAFYFMPILLAYGASIKFETSPILAMTVAGVLLHPGWSALMAEGKDVFFIGVPVRLTDYAGSVLPIIIVVWLMSYIERFADRVSPSMIKFFTKPMIVLLITAPLALVAIGPFGTYLNDLVAIGAEAINARASWLIPLLMGTLQPFLIVTGTAWAMTPIATSQLTKNGYEMINGPGMLASNIAQGGATLAVALKTKNKKLKQLAASSGFTAVLGITEPSLYGVTLKLKKPLIAAMIGGGVAGIYAGLTGLVRYAFVSPGLAALPAFIGSNPMNIVHAIVTCLIAFIVTFALTWIIGFEDPVDDEEEGNTNVNDDKTLSGQSVQDNTLSTQSVATTNANGPTQNELRPLTIASPMQGELVHLDRVPDDVFSLGLLGKGAAIIPAKGELYAPIAGEVTAFMDSKHAVKLNGYDGEEVLIHIGVDTVNLKGRHFDSSIKVGDRVKRGDLLIRFDIDAIKAEGYEVITPIIIANSDRFPDIKLEKQSPVEVGATIIHLS; encoded by the coding sequence ATGGATTATCGCAAGTTGGGACAAGAGATTACGGAATTGGTTGGGAAGAAGGATAATATCGCTCGGCTTACGCACTGCGCAACCCGACTACGATTCGAACTGCACGATATCTCCAAAGCGGAGACAGAAAAACTCAAAGCACTTCCAGGTGTCATTACCGTTGTGAACAATGGTGGACAATATCAGGTCGTTGTGGGCAATGAGGTGCAGCAGGTCTACCGAGTTATCACTCAGCAGATGGGTTCTGCTACCCGAAGTGCGGAATCCAAATCGGATTCTGGCAAAAATAACGGACCAAAACAAAAACAGAGCTGGATCTCCAGATTCATCAGTGTGATCTCAACAACATTTACTCCGGTAATACCGGCAATCATTGGCGCGGGTATGATCAAAGCGATATTAGCCGTACTTGTGCTGACAGGCCTTGTAACGACGGAAAGCCAAAACTACTATATTCTTAATACCATTGCGGACGCGGCTTTTTATTTCATGCCTATTCTGCTGGCTTATGGAGCTTCCATTAAATTTGAAACTAGTCCCATTCTGGCGATGACAGTTGCCGGCGTGTTGTTACACCCGGGATGGAGCGCCCTGATGGCGGAAGGAAAAGACGTGTTTTTCATCGGTGTTCCAGTTCGACTAACCGATTACGCGGGCTCCGTGCTGCCGATTATTATCGTCGTTTGGCTCATGTCCTATATTGAACGTTTCGCGGATCGGGTATCGCCCTCCATGATCAAATTTTTCACGAAACCAATGATTGTACTATTGATTACAGCACCACTTGCATTGGTGGCGATTGGACCTTTCGGAACGTACCTGAATGATCTGGTTGCCATTGGTGCAGAAGCGATTAATGCCAGAGCCAGTTGGCTGATTCCTTTGTTAATGGGAACTTTGCAACCATTCCTGATCGTAACAGGCACTGCATGGGCGATGACACCGATTGCAACTAGCCAACTAACCAAAAATGGATATGAAATGATCAACGGTCCGGGAATGCTCGCGTCCAATATTGCTCAAGGTGGGGCCACCCTTGCTGTAGCATTAAAAACAAAAAACAAAAAACTGAAACAGCTCGCTGCTTCATCCGGTTTCACCGCCGTACTGGGCATCACGGAACCATCCTTGTATGGTGTAACTTTGAAACTGAAGAAACCCTTAATTGCCGCAATGATTGGTGGTGGTGTAGCAGGGATATATGCTGGTCTGACCGGATTAGTACGTTATGCCTTCGTGTCTCCAGGGCTTGCCGCGTTACCTGCATTCATTGGCAGCAATCCGATGAACATCGTTCATGCCATTGTGACTTGTCTGATCGCTTTTATCGTTACTTTTGCTCTGACATGGATCATTGGTTTTGAGGATCCAGTGGATGATGAAGAAGAAGGCAATACCAACGTTAACGATGACAAGACACTTTCCGGGCAGTCTGTTCAAGACAACACTCTAAGCACGCAGTCAGTTGCAACAACAAATGCAAATGGACCAACCCAAAATGAATTACGCCCACTTACGATCGCAAGTCCGATGCAAGGGGAATTAGTCCATCTAGACCGTGTACCAGACGATGTCTTCTCTTTGGGATTACTGGGTAAGGGCGCTGCTATCATTCCTGCCAAAGGAGAACTGTATGCTCCGATCGCAGGTGAAGTTACGGCTTTCATGGACTCCAAACATGCGGTGAAATTAAATGGTTACGATGGAGAAGAGGTGCTCATTCATATTGGAGTGGATACCGTAAACCTGAAGGGGCGACACTTCGACTCTTCCATTAAAGTAGGGGATCGCGTAAAACGGGGGGACTTGTTGATCCGCTTTGATATCGACGCCATCAAGGCAGAAGGCTACGAAGTCATAACCCCGATCATTATCGCCAATTCGGATCGTTTCCCGGACATTAAGCTGGAGAAGCAGAGTCCTGTGGAGGTTGGAGCGACGATTATCCACCTTTCGTAA
- a CDS encoding PRD domain-containing protein, with the protein MKVIKILNNSLLLTKDEQGQEMIVMGKGLAFKGKVGERLDEEHIQKRFILQNNPSAQAYVRTIENMPEKHVNVINKLITNAKEKLSLDDQIFFTLMDHLSFAIERWKKGVALQNRMLWEIQRFHPVEFELGLEAVQLLNLELGVELPEEEAGNIAFHFVNAQTHEQNMERTMQSVKMLKDIFNLIQYTFDMQLNKNSIHYVRLVTHLQFFIQRLQEGRLGNSAKDFIFQHMVKEHPLEYKCAEMIKTYVQNMLDISISNEELLYLMIHIARIVQEEQGDDGRL; encoded by the coding sequence ATGAAAGTAATCAAAATATTAAATAACAGCTTGCTTCTGACCAAAGATGAACAGGGGCAAGAGATGATTGTCATGGGAAAAGGGTTGGCATTCAAAGGCAAAGTTGGCGAGCGACTCGATGAGGAGCATATCCAGAAACGATTTATTCTGCAAAATAATCCGTCTGCCCAGGCTTACGTACGAACCATCGAAAACATGCCAGAAAAACATGTGAATGTCATAAACAAACTGATTACCAATGCAAAAGAAAAGTTGTCTCTTGACGACCAAATCTTCTTTACGCTTATGGATCACTTGTCGTTTGCCATTGAACGATGGAAAAAAGGTGTAGCATTACAGAATCGCATGTTATGGGAGATCCAGAGGTTTCACCCTGTTGAATTCGAACTTGGCCTTGAAGCCGTTCAGTTGCTGAATCTAGAACTGGGGGTTGAACTGCCGGAAGAAGAAGCAGGGAATATCGCTTTTCATTTCGTGAATGCCCAAACGCATGAGCAGAATATGGAGCGCACAATGCAATCCGTTAAGATGTTAAAAGATATTTTTAACCTGATACAATACACCTTTGATATGCAATTGAACAAAAATTCCATTCATTATGTGAGACTTGTCACACATCTGCAATTCTTCATCCAGCGTTTACAAGAAGGGCGTCTGGGCAATTCGGCGAAAGATTTTATATTTCAACACATGGTGAAGGAGCATCCGCTTGAATACAAATGCGCGGAGATGATCAAAACCTACGTGCAGAATATGCTGGACATCTCCATATCGAACGAGGAATTATTATATTTGATGATTCACATTGCTCGAATTGTCCAGGAGGAACAGGGTGATGATGGACGATTATAA
- a CDS encoding cytochrome P450, whose translation MQIISNRWPAEVSNIRWATEDVEFGGKHIRKGDMLFVSFSSVNRDENQFADPDAFDITRKVNNHNTRG comes from the coding sequence ATGCAAATCATCTCAAACCGATGGCCTGCTGAGGTGAGTAATATTCGCTGGGCTACCGAGGATGTCGAATTCGGTGGCAAGCACATCCGTAAGGGCGACATGCTCTTTGTTTCCTTTTCCTCAGTCAACCGGGATGAGAATCAGTTCGCTGACCCGGATGCATTTGATATCACACGGAAGGTCAATAATCATAATACGAGAGGATAG
- a CDS encoding cytochrome P450, with product MQTDNRSIVIHQVSNLETPEELWNPYAYYEYMLENHPIYFDEKQQVWNLYRYDDVNSVLTDWKRFSSVRKRSVSPVPPVVTRVNINSVDPPVQRDIRKLVSSAFTPRQLKTWEPQIAAIVDELMLEMKTKDDVDIVRDLGVPLPVTVIADLLGVERQHRAQIKAWSDMLFFPNATGNEKEQMNAKYAAMQEFNEFLLPIVQQKRKHPAEDIISDLTLAELDGDQLTDEEVVTFSLGLLAAGNETTTNMINSLFYSFMYDQPGIYQDIAADPELIENTVEESLRYRFPTTLDRVVVEDTDILGVPMKKGDVILTWLGAANNDPRHFPEPSRFDIYRPNSNRHLSFGKGPHFCLGAPLARLEGQLVLRGFTNHFSNITAKIKFEAASQLYPGTQTLQNLPAIVTTKLF from the coding sequence ATGCAGACTGATAACAGATCGATCGTTATTCATCAGGTATCTAATTTAGAGACACCTGAAGAACTTTGGAATCCATATGCTTATTATGAGTACATGCTGGAGAATCATCCCATCTATTTTGACGAGAAGCAGCAAGTATGGAATCTGTATCGTTATGATGATGTCAATTCCGTTCTAACAGACTGGAAACGGTTCTCCAGTGTTCGTAAACGGAGTGTATCCCCGGTTCCACCGGTAGTTACCCGAGTGAACATCAATTCTGTTGATCCCCCTGTTCAACGTGATATTAGAAAGTTAGTCTCTAGTGCCTTCACCCCACGTCAGTTAAAAACCTGGGAGCCTCAAATCGCGGCTATCGTTGATGAGTTAATGCTTGAGATGAAGACGAAAGATGATGTGGACATTGTTCGAGACCTAGGGGTTCCACTTCCTGTTACTGTCATTGCCGATCTACTTGGGGTAGAGAGGCAACACCGGGCACAGATCAAAGCCTGGTCTGACATGTTATTTTTCCCCAATGCCACAGGTAATGAGAAGGAGCAGATGAATGCGAAGTATGCGGCTATGCAAGAATTTAACGAATTTTTGCTCCCCATTGTTCAGCAGAAGAGAAAGCATCCTGCCGAGGACATTATTTCCGATCTCACACTTGCCGAGCTGGATGGGGATCAACTAACCGATGAAGAGGTTGTTACCTTTAGCTTGGGCCTCCTTGCTGCTGGGAACGAAACAACGACTAACATGATAAACAGCCTGTTCTACAGTTTTATGTATGATCAACCCGGAATCTATCAGGATATTGCCGCAGATCCAGAACTGATAGAGAATACTGTTGAAGAATCGTTAAGGTATCGTTTTCCCACGACACTTGATCGTGTGGTAGTAGAGGATACAGACATCCTTGGCGTGCCTATGAAAAAAGGAGATGTTATATTAACCTGGCTGGGTGCAGCCAACAATGACCCTAGACATTTTCCCGAACCTTCCCGCTTTGATATCTACCGTCCCAACAGCAATCGTCATCTCTCGTTTGGCAAAGGACCTCACTTTTGTCTGGGCGCTCCATTAGCCAGGCTAGAGGGCCAACTGGTGCTGAGAGGGTTCACGAATCACTTTTCCAATATTACTGCAAAAATCAAATTTGAAGCGGCAAGCCAGCTCTACCCGGGTACACAGACTCTTCAAAACCTGCCAGCCATCGTAACAACCAAGCTTTTTTGA
- a CDS encoding glycoside-pentoside-hexuronide (GPH):cation symporter — MGVAVNEQHIKVDNTPAQPPREIPTKKLIGDSMGQFGLNISSGLLGLITYYYTDVVGVSAAVVGTVMLLTKVLDAFADIGMGVLVDRTKTKYGQARPWLLWMTIPMFISLFLMFSVPDISSTGKIIYAIITNLVFYILVFTPTSIPYNSLMALTTRNSYERSLMGIIRSSSGYLAGMVVAVAFVPIVTAMGNSRSDWTLLASIFAGVAAIGIFISFLSNREKYNNVQLDELGMFQDKTPIREGLKLLFANKYWVYMFFVMALASILFALGVAAGSYYAKYIWGNVSLIGIMGAIGLIPVIIGFALSGPFIKRYGKRNTALGGILIGLLGAAVRLVAPESITLGLICSIFQTLGTIPLMAVGGAMVTDTIEYGEWKFNKRLVGLTNSVIGFGSKVGTAIGTAMIGWFLALGGYVEQATTQGEGAKQAIIALNIYVPIVVFILLVVFLYKNKLDKEYPTIIRELEDRRKA; from the coding sequence ATGGGAGTTGCAGTGAACGAGCAGCATATTAAAGTAGATAATACGCCGGCTCAGCCACCCCGGGAAATACCAACGAAAAAGTTAATTGGCGATTCAATGGGACAGTTCGGGTTAAACATTTCAAGTGGATTGTTGGGTTTGATCACGTATTATTATACGGATGTCGTTGGCGTGTCTGCCGCTGTAGTCGGTACGGTAATGCTGCTTACCAAAGTTTTGGATGCGTTTGCAGACATCGGTATGGGTGTACTGGTGGATCGGACCAAAACCAAGTATGGGCAAGCTCGTCCCTGGTTGTTATGGATGACCATTCCAATGTTCATCTCATTATTCTTAATGTTTTCCGTGCCGGATATAAGTTCTACAGGCAAAATTATATATGCGATTATTACGAATCTTGTATTCTACATTTTGGTGTTTACTCCAACCTCGATTCCATATAACAGTTTGATGGCGTTAACAACGCGTAACAGTTACGAGCGTTCCTTAATGGGTATTATCCGTTCAAGCAGCGGGTATCTGGCAGGTATGGTTGTTGCCGTTGCATTTGTTCCAATCGTTACAGCCATGGGCAATAGCAGAAGTGACTGGACGTTGCTCGCATCAATTTTTGCTGGTGTTGCAGCAATCGGGATTTTCATTTCATTCCTGTCCAATAGGGAAAAGTACAACAATGTTCAATTGGATGAGCTTGGCATGTTTCAGGATAAAACGCCGATTCGTGAAGGACTGAAATTGCTCTTTGCCAATAAATACTGGGTATATATGTTCTTCGTAATGGCTCTCGCTAGCATTTTGTTTGCTCTGGGCGTGGCAGCAGGAAGTTATTATGCCAAATATATTTGGGGCAATGTAAGCCTGATCGGCATTATGGGTGCTATTGGTTTGATTCCGGTTATTATCGGATTTGCCTTGTCCGGACCATTCATCAAACGTTATGGCAAGCGAAATACAGCCCTCGGCGGTATATTAATCGGACTCCTCGGAGCAGCCGTTCGGTTAGTCGCTCCCGAGAGCATTACATTGGGTCTGATCTGTTCTATCTTCCAAACGCTTGGTACAATTCCGCTAATGGCAGTAGGTGGAGCAATGGTCACAGACACGATTGAATACGGCGAATGGAAATTTAACAAAAGACTTGTTGGTTTAACGAATAGTGTCATCGGTTTCGGTTCAAAAGTAGGCACAGCCATTGGCACAGCAATGATTGGATGGTTCCTCGCGCTAGGAGGATATGTCGAACAAGCTACAACCCAAGGAGAAGGAGCAAAGCAGGCCATCATCGCGTTGAATATATACGTCCCCATTGTTGTATTCATTCTTCTTGTAGTATTCCTTTACAAAAACAAGCTGGACAAGGAATATCCAACGATTATTAGAGAGCTTGAAGATAGAAGAAAGGCATAA
- a CDS encoding glycoside hydrolase family 1 protein, with the protein MLYQHTKPFPNEFLWGGSTSAYQVEGAWNEDGKGLSVIDMCDHPAGTADFTVASDHYHRFREDVKLFAELGLKAYRFSIAWTRILPSGTGPVNEKGLDFYHQLIDELLLHGIEPIVTMYHFDLPYELEKTGGWNNRGTIDAFVEYGRILFEHYGHKVKYWLTINEQNTMILHPGAIGTPKGGRLPSSKELYQQNHHMFVAQGRTMRLFHDMLPQGKIGPALNMTSMYQATSRPADAIAAHNWETIRGWGFLDLSVWGRYNPLFWSYVQERGIEPVIEQGDMEDIQSGRPDLVAINYYSTATIAASMGDASDVTARAGDQQIMLGEQGVYRAAENPYTEKTKYGWVIDPIGLRLTLRKVCERYGLPILITENGIGAPDILEADYTINDTYRIDFIEKHLEQIRLALTDGVDVIGYCPWSVIDVVSTHQGYGKRYGMIYVNRGEQDLKDLKRLKKKSFSWYQEVIKQNGRCIGNPDQAVTKE; encoded by the coding sequence ATGTTATATCAACACACCAAACCATTCCCCAATGAATTTCTGTGGGGAGGCTCTACCTCGGCCTACCAAGTCGAGGGAGCCTGGAACGAAGATGGCAAAGGCCTGTCCGTCATCGATATGTGTGATCATCCGGCTGGAACCGCCGATTTCACGGTTGCGAGCGATCACTATCACCGATTCAGAGAAGACGTGAAGCTTTTTGCAGAGCTGGGCCTCAAAGCATATCGTTTTTCGATTGCATGGACTCGAATCTTGCCTTCAGGCACAGGGCCTGTTAATGAAAAGGGACTCGATTTTTATCACCAATTAATTGACGAATTGCTGCTCCATGGTATTGAGCCCATTGTGACCATGTATCATTTCGACTTACCCTACGAGCTTGAGAAAACCGGAGGATGGAACAACCGGGGGACGATTGATGCCTTTGTGGAGTACGGGCGTATCTTGTTTGAGCATTACGGGCATAAAGTGAAATATTGGTTGACCATTAATGAGCAGAATACAATGATTCTCCATCCCGGTGCTATTGGTACACCAAAAGGCGGACGTCTGCCTTCCAGTAAGGAACTGTATCAGCAAAATCATCACATGTTTGTGGCTCAAGGCAGAACGATGCGACTATTTCATGATATGCTCCCGCAAGGCAAGATTGGTCCTGCATTAAACATGACCTCCATGTACCAGGCAACCTCCAGACCAGCAGATGCAATCGCTGCACATAACTGGGAGACAATTCGCGGATGGGGTTTTCTCGACTTATCGGTGTGGGGACGGTATAATCCATTATTCTGGAGTTATGTACAGGAACGCGGCATCGAGCCGGTTATTGAGCAGGGTGACATGGAAGATATCCAGTCTGGCCGCCCCGATCTGGTAGCAATCAACTACTACTCGACGGCAACCATTGCCGCCAGTATGGGAGATGCGTCGGATGTTACAGCTCGTGCGGGTGATCAGCAAATTATGCTTGGTGAGCAGGGAGTCTACCGAGCCGCGGAGAATCCTTATACCGAAAAAACAAAATATGGCTGGGTCATCGATCCGATTGGCCTAAGGCTAACATTGCGTAAGGTATGTGAACGATATGGTCTCCCGATTCTAATTACGGAAAATGGTATAGGAGCCCCAGATATACTCGAGGCAGATTACACGATTAACGACACGTACCGGATTGATTTTATTGAGAAACATCTGGAACAGATCAGACTGGCTCTAACAGATGGAGTAGATGTGATTGGTTATTGCCCTTGGTCCGTTATTGACGTGGTAAGCACCCATCAGGGTTATGGGAAACGTTATGGAATGATCTATGTAAACCGCGGTGAACAGGATCTGAAAGACTTGAAGCGTTTGAAGAAGAAAAGCTTCTCGTGGTATCAAGAGGTCATTAAACAGAATGGCAGATGTATCGGAAATCCGGATCAGGCGGTCACGAAAGAATAA
- a CDS encoding endo-1,4-beta-xylanase produces the protein MKRLGQWNITALVLVLVLAMLPFSNVSHAAKAVTEVEGSHLSTNFEDGTLQGWTPRTGNERLTVTQQEAHEGQSSMLVANRERSYHGPMFSMKDLLKRNQEYEIAAYVRLTQEPTTDQTLQLTTYKKTTAESWNPIGSVKIAKAEWNTWHKITGKFQYSDDPTELNLFIETPYISEDSVDTLSFYVDDVSFTLAEQLEIEEGIRSLEDLYQDDFPIGAAVYRWQLEGAYGKLLTKHFNSLTATYEMKPKYMSPSEGVYEFEAADQYVQFAEEHGMGVRAHALLWHIDAAEWMFKDPQGNPASRELLLARIQDYVETVMTRYKGKIYAWDVVNEAIADSNGDANGLRKSPFYELIGPDYIEKTYEFARAADPNAKLYYNEYFTEIPEKREHMYQLVKRLKEKGLIDGVGLQSHYNLESPPIKEIEKTINMFAELGLDIQITELDVDSGIPFGEEMSDEVAVKQAYRYKELLDLYKKHKDHISSVTLWGLQDEKSYNNQAMLFDSALKAKKAYWGLVDESSLPVLTQRAVSLSGKPDIKKQSQDPLWNKAVSTPLKGDSSGSASFRTLWDHSNLYILVDVQDAKADVNDRVDIFVDLNNGKTTSYEADDRHVIIKRSGKVEGAEQRSYRVRETKAGYQVELSIPWSGIQVGSEYEVGMDIRVADGATSGTQPYNPLYWNDRTQSQEQDTSKYGVIQLAPMPKSAQAVQGIVQIDGKKDTSWNKAAPFEVKRLNQSEGAEAVARAMWSGEYLYLLIDVTDPNIITDSINPWDQDSVEIFLDENHQRTPYFQYDDAQFRISADNVGTFAGGASPGRLVSAVKKTNKGYLVEARIHLQSLTPKTGNVLGFELQINDNQGGGKQSVAKWNDTTNESWRNTSQYGILTFVGKNKLGH, from the coding sequence ATGAAACGGTTAGGTCAATGGAATATAACGGCCTTGGTTCTTGTGCTGGTACTCGCCATGCTTCCATTTTCGAATGTCTCACATGCAGCCAAGGCAGTTACGGAAGTGGAGGGAAGTCATTTGAGCACAAACTTTGAAGACGGTACACTTCAGGGATGGACTCCACGTACAGGTAACGAAAGGCTGACAGTGACACAGCAGGAAGCACACGAAGGTCAGTCCAGCATGCTGGTCGCCAACCGTGAGCGTTCCTATCATGGACCGATGTTTTCCATGAAGGATCTGCTTAAGCGTAACCAAGAGTACGAAATTGCAGCATATGTAAGACTTACTCAGGAGCCCACCACGGATCAAACACTACAGCTCACCACATATAAAAAAACAACTGCCGAAAGTTGGAACCCGATCGGCAGCGTGAAGATTGCCAAAGCAGAATGGAATACATGGCACAAGATCACCGGAAAATTTCAGTATAGCGATGATCCCACTGAATTGAATTTGTTCATCGAAACACCCTACATCTCTGAAGATAGCGTAGATACGTTATCGTTCTATGTGGATGATGTATCATTTACTCTGGCCGAGCAACTGGAGATTGAAGAAGGTATTCGGTCTCTGGAGGACCTGTATCAAGATGATTTCCCCATTGGTGCAGCGGTGTATCGCTGGCAGTTGGAAGGCGCATATGGAAAACTGCTCACAAAGCACTTTAACAGCTTGACCGCAACCTATGAGATGAAGCCGAAGTACATGTCTCCTTCCGAAGGTGTTTATGAGTTCGAGGCAGCCGATCAATATGTTCAGTTCGCCGAGGAGCATGGTATGGGCGTACGCGCACATGCGTTGTTGTGGCACATTGATGCAGCAGAGTGGATGTTCAAGGATCCTCAGGGTAACCCTGCGAGTCGAGAATTACTACTTGCCCGGATTCAGGATTACGTTGAAACCGTCATGACCCGATACAAAGGTAAGATCTATGCCTGGGATGTGGTAAACGAGGCGATTGCGGATAGCAATGGTGATGCCAACGGTTTACGTAAAAGTCCCTTTTATGAACTAATCGGTCCGGATTACATTGAGAAAACCTATGAATTCGCTCGTGCAGCCGATCCGAATGCCAAATTATATTACAACGAATACTTCACGGAAATCCCTGAGAAAAGAGAGCATATGTATCAGTTGGTCAAACGACTGAAAGAGAAAGGGCTCATCGATGGTGTGGGTTTGCAATCCCACTATAACCTGGAATCCCCGCCCATCAAGGAAATTGAAAAAACGATCAACATGTTCGCCGAACTTGGATTGGATATTCAGATCACGGAACTGGATGTGGATAGCGGAATTCCATTTGGTGAAGAGATGTCCGATGAAGTTGCAGTAAAGCAGGCGTATCGATATAAGGAACTGTTGGATTTGTACAAAAAACACAAAGACCACATTTCTTCAGTTACCTTATGGGGACTCCAAGATGAGAAGTCTTACAACAACCAGGCTATGCTGTTTGATTCAGCCCTGAAGGCCAAAAAGGCATACTGGGGACTCGTGGATGAATCCAGTTTGCCTGTGTTGACGCAGAGAGCCGTCTCACTTTCGGGTAAACCGGATATCAAAAAACAGTCACAAGATCCGCTCTGGAACAAAGCGGTGTCTACTCCACTGAAGGGTGACTCTTCGGGATCAGCCAGTTTCCGCACCTTATGGGATCATAGTAACCTGTATATCCTCGTGGATGTTCAGGATGCGAAGGCAGATGTGAATGACAGAGTAGATATCTTTGTTGATCTCAATAATGGCAAGACCACTTCATATGAAGCAGATGACCGACACGTAATCATTAAGCGGTCGGGCAAAGTTGAGGGTGCGGAGCAACGTTCATATCGTGTACGTGAGACCAAAGCCGGATATCAGGTTGAATTGTCCATTCCATGGAGTGGTATCCAAGTCGGTTCAGAATATGAAGTTGGCATGGATATTCGTGTGGCTGATGGCGCTACAAGTGGGACACAACCTTATAATCCACTGTACTGGAATGATCGAACACAATCTCAGGAACAGGATACAAGCAAATACGGCGTGATTCAGCTTGCCCCTATGCCCAAATCTGCACAAGCTGTACAAGGGATTGTTCAGATTGATGGGAAGAAAGACACATCATGGAATAAGGCTGCACCATTTGAAGTTAAACGGTTGAACCAGAGCGAAGGTGCAGAGGCAGTGGCTCGCGCAATGTGGTCAGGTGAGTATCTATACCTGCTGATCGACGTCACTGATCCAAACATCATTACAGACAGCATCAACCCATGGGATCAGGATTCGGTTGAGATTTTCCTGGACGAGAATCACCAGCGCACACCGTATTTTCAATATGATGATGCCCAGTTCAGAATCAGTGCAGACAATGTAGGAACCTTTGCAGGGGGTGCCTCACCTGGACGCCTTGTAAGTGCTGTGAAGAAAACAAATAAAGGATATCTCGTAGAAGCCAGAATTCATTTACAATCATTGACGCCCAAAACAGGAAATGTTCTCGGCTTCGAGCTTCAAATTAACGACAACCAGGGCGGAGGTAAGCAGAGCGTAGCTAAATGGAATGATACGACCAATGAGAGCTGGAGAAACACTTCCCAGTACGGAATACTCACTTTTGTCGGAAAGAACAAACTCGGGCATTAA